ACACGAACGTCGGCGACGGGTCATAGACGCGATCGACAACGGCGACCGCCATCCCGCAGGCGTGGTCCAAGTGATCGCCGGGCTGGACGTGGGCGGCGGCGATCCAGCCGTCCTCGTAGGTCCAGAGCTCGTGGTTCGGCGTGACGCCGAGGGGCTCGCCGGTGTCGAAGGTCAGCCAGAGGACGCCCGTGTGCGTCAGCCGGGCACTGATGGCGGTGACGGTGCCGACGGTGGCTGTGGGAAAGATTCGGAGCTCTGGGAACTTCTGTGTCGCGCGCGGTCAGCTGCTCCCGCATGCGCGAACCGGCTTCAGTCGGTGTGCCCCTCTTCAAGGCGATCGAGCTGCTCTTCGAGCCAGTCGGCGAACGTGAACGCCAGGCGGCCGGGCTCCTGGTGCTCGTCGTACTCGTGGCTCCACAGAACTACCGGGCAGACGCCGTTCGCGAGCTGCGACGTGTCGAGGCAGTGCAAGTCGCCGAACGGCGTCCGCCACAGGACGACAAGGTGTGGCGGGAGGGGCAGGAACTCGTTGCGCCGCTCTTCCTGTGTTCGCTCGACAACGTTGAGGTCCGGCGGAGTCTTGCTCCCAAGTCCATAGACGGCGAAGTCGCCGATGCAGCAGTGGCCGAAGCGGCGCAGGAACGCCTGGTAATCGTCGGGCAGGGTGACGCCGAGTGCCTCGGCGGCAGCGGCGATTGTCTTGGCTTGCACGCGGGCACCGCGCTCCGGCTGGTGGGCTTCCAAATGACGCCACAGGGCGGCGAGGTTACGAGGACGATCAGCGGCAACAACACCGAGCTCACGAGGCGGGCGAAACTCGCGGTAGGCGCGACGGCCGAGGCGGCGGATTTCGGAGCTTCCTGCATCTGGCCGGCGGCATCCTGTTGATTCGACAGGTTTAAGGATGGGCTCTAAAGTCTTCTTAACAGTCTTGATCTTCGGATACGTTGACCAGTCGATTTGGTCGCAAGCGCTCTCCGACAGCAGCAGGCCACCATGCACAGCTATATAGATTGTTTGCGAAGAGACTTCTTGTGCCTCATAGTAATCAGGATCATCAGGATCTGTGGGACACAAGAATCGGCGACCGCACTGGGTACATTTATCGTCGTGCAACTGCCGTGATGACACATTCTCTACCGGGTTCGTACTAACTAGGGCACAGTGCGTCGCCGCAGACTCTAGCCGTGGGTCCTCACACCTGAGGACCCGAATCGTTGGCGGTAACGGCCCCAACGAGGTTAGAAGACGCTGGCTGACAATCGGAATCGAAACCTGAGAACCGATCTGATAATGGTACTGCGGTCGCCACCTTAAGGGGATCGTTGTCTCAGTAGTCGCGAGAGCACTAAAAGGAACTCCGCAACGGCCACAGAAGTAGCGACCATGGTGTCGACGAACCCACTCCTGATCAAGCCACATCGGCGCGTCCACAGTCGTTAGCAGCTCTACAACGCGTAATGCGCGATGCGGATCAGTAGTCGCCAAACATCGTCTCCCAAATCGCGTTTGTGAGCGTAGTTCCAAACTTGCTGTCATATCGCCTGGTGTAGTCCATCATTACATTCTGCGCCTTACTGAGCTGGTCTGTTCTCCGCAGATACTCTAACCACGACTCGCCCTTTTGCAGGTTCTTGAATCGGATTCCCGCGTCCGATAATGCTCTGCGAAGCCCACTGTGATACACTCCGAGATGATCGCTGGGGTCGAGAGATACGGTCAAACCGTCTTCCGGACCATCCAGGAACTTCGGCCAAGCGTGATGGTTGTGCGGCTTGA
This genomic interval from Phycisphaerae bacterium contains the following:
- a CDS encoding SMI1/KNR4 family protein; its protein translation is MQAKTIAAAAEALGVTLPDDYQAFLRRFGHCCIGDFAVYGLGSKTPPDLNVVERTQEERRNEFLPLPPHLVVLWRTPFGDLHCLDTSQLANGVCPVVLWSHEYDEHQEPGRLAFTFADWLEEQLDRLEEGHTD